One stretch of Penaeus vannamei isolate JL-2024 chromosome 7, ASM4276789v1, whole genome shotgun sequence DNA includes these proteins:
- the LOC138862088 gene encoding vitelline membrane outer layer protein 1 homolog — protein sequence MTGVELYCKDLAGTATTPIRFNQGFSDAVMRSEDMCPDDTFAEGFRMKWVGDQLDKDDVGVTNFRMHCQTGTAQSYGQNEGNWYSPAMCPPPTLICGFRVMYEPLTVDDVTCFNEIMVACCFL from the exons ATGACGGGCGTGGAGCTGTACTGTAAGGACCTCGCAGGCACTGCCACTACTCCTATTAGGTTTAATCAGGGCTTCAGTGACGCAGTGATGAGGT CTGAGGACATGTGCCCTGACGACACATTCGCTGAGGGTTTCCGCATGAAGTGGGTCGGGGATCAATTGGACAAGGATGACGTGGGCGTGACCAACTTCCGGATGCATTGCCAGACCGGCACCGCCCAGAGTTATGGGCAAAACGAAG GAAACTGGTACAGCCCGGCAATGTGCCCTCCCCCGACTCTCATCTGTGGATTCCGCGTCATGTACGAACCGCTCACCGTGGACGATGTCACCTGCTTCAACGAGATCATGGTGGCGTGCTGCTTCCTGTGA